One Eurosta solidaginis isolate ZX-2024a chromosome 5, ASM4086904v1, whole genome shotgun sequence DNA segment encodes these proteins:
- the LOC137253056 gene encoding heat shock protein 23-like: MSRLPLLLSLANDLSRLTPFYEPVFYTRWPAVTTSPSGQLRKFEKDLPIATVGKDGFQASLDVQQYKPSELTVKVVDDYIVVEGKHEEREDDHGYISRHFIRRYALPKGYEADKVVSTLSSDGVLTVSVPKPAAIEGKTDERVIQIQQTGPAHLNVKENPKEKPEEQKDKKKKK, encoded by the coding sequence atgtcgaGACTACCATTGCTCCTGAGTTTGGCAAATGATTTGAGCCGTTTGACTCCATTCTACGAGCCGGTGTTTTATACTCGTTGGCCTGCAGTTACAACCTCACCAAGCGGCCAATTGCGGAAATTTGAAAAGGACTTACCAATAGCCACAGTGGGTAAAGATGGATTCCAAGCGAGTCTGGATGTACAACAATATAAGCCAAGTGAGCTAACTGTTAAAGTGGTTGATGATTACATCGTGGTCGAGGGCAAACATGAGGAACGTGAAGATGATCatggttatatttcgcgtcattTTATCCGTCGGTACGCACTGCCAAAGGGTTACGAGGCCGATAAGGTGGTTTCCACGCTGTCATCGGATGGTGTGTTAACAGTTAGTGTACCTAAACCAGCAGCTATCGAAGGCAAAACCGACGAACGGGTGATACAAATCCAGCAAACTGGCCCAGCACACTTAAACGTTAAGGAAAATCCAAAAGAAAAACCCGAAGAACAGAAGGAtaagaagaaaaagaaataa